The following coding sequences are from one Stigmatopora nigra isolate UIUO_SnigA chromosome 12, RoL_Snig_1.1, whole genome shotgun sequence window:
- the zc3h6 gene encoding zinc finger CCCH domain-containing protein 6 isoform X3, which yields MASVSLASSPPVPVFDQNMTDSELAGDEREDGELEDGEIDDEGIGIEEEHKEVIENEEKQKEKDREKVKEKEEKSHRHSRKRHKKTRDKRKSKRRRRDRQKHHSSSSSSSSESYDSDYERPGKPKNRPTHGPGRDCDLQNAQHGREQKVPRGSLHKSPPHKSSNFDKYSDYSDENYDYGDEEDQYDGQSEYFQSNESTSGPGKGRYPNDQMGRRGNMRGQKQKFGQRGRGKGPLSGRGRGQLNRKMKGGKHWIGRGGRGRGVDMDMEEMPPPEVKNAGFQKKRLVMSKEFISQHTVEHNGRYICKYFLEGRCIKGEQCKFEHELVIPDKKRELCKFYLQGYCSKGDHCIYMHSEYPCKFFHTGAKCYQGDNCKFSHDDLTDVTKDLLHKIMNTEEENAREDELELEDLRKQGIAPLPKPPPGVGLLPTPGHASPTDESSQGGKIPSIFEISVQPTVDLAHKIALNESNCPDPNETADQFSGRPEEPQSGALLSPGPDATTIPPIGSPGPVGYPPGPPMSAMSPPGKPPHGYLMPPPIPPGPPPGYHGNINCPRPPFPPGPELQMMQNLFPFPPMGQNPLELLNNLLQKQSVGHQVEPGPKQMPKLQQQIPDVPLESLPSAVQKAIILHLTQQQAESKPHESNSRGAESQDEKNTIRDEITNWYSSDEEDVNSVTSILKSLKKQSEMQQSKTTTAAPAPPLGDPRLVKERTQPTDPRVKAEPRQRAPEIKKESDMDPPRLSRDPRKPRPVESSAYRQQNQSVTQKKLPGDDDEDGERELRDRATLIPLEASPGVVLRDPRCQLKQSSHIRMDILLQRPAFAQTVVWAAEDLIPSLIPKQEHSINLPLPPLIADAQMNRTSVPDHSLPSSPPPTDPRLAMARSKERFARLSSGSLTERPVDPRQLKKLDPRLKRTGSLDSKLPAQKEATAEGAVEAELPKTNVSPSLSERLPPYAPRLASSGGVLESPTRILGGISLYDPRGQTEPVQKDQVDPPRRVGILKNPVKKDTPPTPSHVSAGETKITERGGAHNQTARDSSPSHQAHQDCVGTPHAVHNLPVQAVVGLIRPQYAEGNRQAKLAGPAPVEITEEQKDILADELKPMKEDDLEDRTLKEVFKTFDPTASPFSQ from the exons ATGGCCTCTGTGAGCCTCGCTTCCAGTCCCCCAGTCcccgtttttgaccaaaatatGACAGACTCTGAGCTGGCAGGGGACGAAAG AGAGGATGGAGAGTTGGAAGATGGAGAGATTGACGACGAGGGAATAGGGATAGAGGAGGAACACAAAGAGGTGATTGAAAACGAAGAAAAGCAAAAGGAGAAGGACCgggaaaaagtcaaagaaaaagaagaaaagtccCACAGGCACTCCAGGAAACGCCACAAAAAGACCAGAGATAAAAGAAAGTCCAAAAGGAGGCGGCGGGACAGACAAAAA CATCATTCATCTTCGAGTAGCTCCAGCTCTGAGAGCTATGACTCTGACTATGAGCGCCCAGGAAAACCCAAAAACAGGCCCACTCACGGACCTGGACGCGATTGTGACCTCCAGAATGCTCAG CACGGGAGAGAACAGAAAGTGCCACGTGGCAGTTTGCACAAGTCCCCGCCTCACAAAAGTAGCAATTTTGACAAATATAGTGATTACAGTGATGAAAATTATGACTACGGAGATGAAGAGGACCAATATGATGGTCAATCAGAGTACTTTCAGTCCAATGAGTCCACATCTGGCCCAGGTAAGGGCCGCTATCCGAATGACCAGATGGGGAGGAGGGGGAACATGAGAGGCCAGAAACAAAAAT ttgggCAAAGAGGAAGAGGCAAAGGACCTTTATCTGGCAGAGGACGTGGGCAGCTCAATAGAAAGATGAAGGGTGGCAAACACTGGATTGGACGAGGAGGACGAGGCAGAGGGGTTGATATGGACATGGAAGAAATGCCTCCTCCT GAAGTCAAAAACGCTGGTTTTCAGAAAAAGCGACTCGTTATGAGCAAAGAATTCATCAGTCAGCACACAGTGGAACACAACGGAAGATATATTTGCAAGTACTTCCTGGAGGGCCGATGTATCAAG GGAGAGCAGTGTAAATTTGAACATGAGCTGGTCATCCCGGATAAAAAGAGAGAACTTTGTAAATTCTACCTCCAGGGATACTGCAGCAAAGGAGATCATTGCATTTACATGCACA GTGAATATCCTTGCAAGTTCTTTCACACTGGAGCCAAATGCTATCAAGGCGACAACTGCAAATTTTCCCATGATGACCTGACTGATGTGACAAAAGATCTGCTCCATAAG ATCATGAATACTGAGGAGGAGAATGCTCGTGAGGATGAGTTGGAGCTGGAAGATCTGAGAAAACAAGGCATTGCCCCACTTCCCAAGCCACCCCCAGGTGTGGGCTTGCTCCCCACACCAGGTCATGCCAGCCCAACAGATGAGTCTTCTCAGGGAGGGAAGATTCCCTCCATCTTCGAAATCAGCGTTCAACCTACTGTCGATCTAGCtcataaaattgctttaaa TGAGTCCAACTGCCCCGATCCAAACGAAACCGCTGACCAGTTTAGCGGAAGACCAGAGGAACCACAAAGTGGAGCTTTGTTGTCTCCAGGCCCTGACGCTACCACGATCCCTCCCATAGGGTCACCAGGTCCCGTGGGCTACCCACCTGGACCACCCATGAGTGCTATGAGTCCTCCCGGAAAGCCCCCCCATGGATACCTAATGCCGCCGCCAATTCCACCTGGTCCGCCACCGGGTTATCATGGAAATATAAACTGTCCGAGGCCTCCATTCCCTCCTGGACCTGAACTTCAGATGATGCAGAACCTCTTTCCTTTCCCACCAATGGGCCAGAACCCACTGGAGCTACTCAACAACCTGCTGCAAAAACAGTCGGTTGGCCATCAAG TGGAACCCGGACCGAAGCAGATGCCAAAACTCCAGCAGCAAATTCCAGATGTCCCGTTAGAGTCGTTACCGTCAGCGGTGCAGAAAGCCATCATTCTACACCTGACCCAGCAGCAGGCAGAGTCAAAGCCACATGAGAGCAATTCACGGGGTGCAGAGAGTCAAGATGAAAAGAATACAATTAGAG ATGAAATAACAAATTGGTACTCCAGTGATGAAGAGGACGTGAACAGCGTCACGTCCATCCTCAAATCTCTGAAGAAGCAGAGTGAGATGCAGCAGTCCAAGACTACAACGGCAGCCCCCGCACCACCTCTGGGTGACCCTCGACTTGTCAAAGAGCGAACTCAACCGACTGACCCACGTGTGAAGGCAGAACCCAGGCAAAGAGCTCCAGAAATTAAAAAGGAGTCTGATATGGATCCACCACGACTATCCAGGGACCCCAGGAAACCGAGACCTGTGGAGTCCAGTGCCTACCGCCAGCAAAACCAGTCAGTTACACAGAAAAAACTCCCCGGGGATGACGACGAGGACGGGGAGAGGGAACTCCGGGACAGAGCGACCCTTATCCCACTGGAAGCCAGTCCGGGTGTGGTTCTACGAGACCCTCGCTGCCAGCTGAAGCAATCCAGCCATATTCGGATGGATATTTTGCTTCAACGCCCGGCTTTCGCCCAAACAGTGGTTTGGGCCGCTGAAGACCTGATCCCATCTCTCATACCCAAACAGGAGCACTCCATCAATCTACCACTGCCACCTCTAATCGCAGACGCTCAAATGAACAGAACGAGTGTTCCGGACCACTCCCTTCCGAGCAGTCCTCCGCCGACCGACCCCAGACTGGCGATGGCTCGTTCAAAGGAACGTTTCGCTCGTTTGTCATCGGGCTCCTTGACGGAGAGACCCGTAGACCCACGTCAGCTCAAGAAATTAGATCCCAGACTCAAGCGTACGGGAAGTCTGGATTCCAAGCTGCCAGCTCAGAAGGAAGCCACGGCAGAGGGGGCCGTGGAAGCCGAGTTGCCAAAAACCAACGTGAGCCCCTCTCTCTCGGAAAGACTGCCGCCTTACGCGCCACGTCTGGCTTCCTCTGGGGGAGTCCTGGAAAGCCCCACGCGAATCCTGGGGGGCATCAGCCTATACGACCCTCGCGGCCAGACCGAGCCAGTTCAAAAGGATCAGGTAGACCCACCAAGAAGAGTGGGTATTCTCAAAAACCCGGTGAAGAAAGACACTCCTCCAACCCCGAGTCATGTCTCAGCAGGTGAGACGAAAATCACAGAAAGGGGCGGTGCTCACAATCAGACAGCGCGTGACAGCTCGCCTTCACACCAAGCCCATCAGGACTGCGTTGGCACCCCACACGCAGTACACAATCTGCCGGTCCAGGCAGTGGTGGGCTTGATTCGGCCGCAGTATGCCGAGGGCAACAGACAGGCTAAATTGGCAGGACCAGCTCCCGTCGAGATTACTGAAGAACAGAAAGACATTCTAGCGGATGAACTCAAGCCGATGAAGGAAGACGATCTAGAAGACAGGACTCTTAAAGAGGTTTTCAAAACATTTGATCCCACAGCGTCTCCTTTCTCACAGTGA